From Kiritimatiellia bacterium, one genomic window encodes:
- a CDS encoding bifunctional UDP-sugar hydrolase/5'-nucleotidase yields MPLKLSNRPFQRNKNLFGRGAALFLFGCGLAALCSGREVEINILHTADLHGHLEPVRVDDREAGLSADTAHQARPAGGLLRCAAIINQIRAEATNAVLIDCGDLFQGSVAGYLTRGDVMVKAVRYLRYDALVVGNHEFDWGVERLRALYRRAEIPVLAAGITAPAGQSLPHARPFLVRQLDGVKLVIIGLTNPYIPNWSRPRLLGGLQFPDTLEALRPVVEQARKIKPDILVLAVHQGWRQWGDHRGNQVNSIAKAFPDFDLIIGAHTHQAVEGQEINRIIYTQAGCYGLWLGRVVLRFDDERRRLTRIEPRLIPVSGEAPPDPELEKLAAADLSSAGLYLRRKVGENKHEITAREKTPGQSGAQTLIAAAISEAVGAEIVFHGGLSAASLPAGAVRMADVWKIVPYENTISKAWLTPAEISEILEENSGYYGKDQFRGIYGLVYELNPRALAGARVRNLCRSDGREIKHGERISFAVNSYDLASAGGRFPRLREIMERSGSRLEETDQDTRAAVVEYIKKHAPLEIEAAPGAAVKRGGIGANVPRR; encoded by the coding sequence ATGCCCTTAAAATTATCCAATCGGCCGTTTCAGCGCAATAAAAATCTTTTCGGGCGCGGGGCGGCTCTTTTCCTGTTCGGATGCGGCCTGGCGGCGCTCTGTTCCGGCCGCGAAGTAGAAATCAATATCCTCCATACCGCCGATTTGCACGGCCACCTTGAGCCGGTCAGGGTGGACGACCGGGAGGCCGGTTTGTCCGCGGATACTGCGCATCAGGCGCGGCCGGCCGGCGGATTATTGCGCTGCGCGGCCATTATCAATCAAATCCGGGCGGAGGCGACCAACGCGGTTCTGATTGACTGCGGCGATTTATTTCAGGGCTCGGTTGCGGGTTATTTGACCCGCGGGGATGTCATGGTGAAGGCGGTCAGATATCTGCGTTATGACGCGCTGGTGGTTGGAAATCACGAGTTTGACTGGGGGGTTGAAAGGTTGCGCGCGCTCTACCGCCGGGCGGAAATTCCGGTATTGGCGGCGGGCATAACGGCGCCGGCCGGCCAAAGTCTGCCGCATGCCCGCCCTTTCCTGGTCAGACAATTGGACGGGGTCAAGCTGGTTATTATCGGCCTGACCAATCCCTACATTCCCAACTGGTCGCGTCCGCGCCTCCTCGGCGGTCTGCAATTCCCGGACACGCTGGAAGCCCTGCGCCCGGTTGTGGAGCAGGCGCGTAAAATCAAGCCCGACATTCTCGTCCTGGCCGTGCACCAGGGCTGGCGGCAGTGGGGGGACCACCGCGGCAATCAAGTCAACAGCATCGCAAAGGCATTTCCCGATTTTGATTTGATTATCGGCGCCCATACTCATCAGGCGGTTGAAGGCCAGGAAATAAATCGGATTATCTACACCCAGGCCGGCTGTTACGGCCTCTGGCTCGGCCGCGTTGTCCTCCGCTTTGACGATGAACGGCGCAGGTTGACCCGGATTGAGCCGCGGCTTATCCCCGTCAGCGGCGAGGCGCCCCCGGACCCGGAACTGGAAAAGCTGGCGGCGGCGGATTTGAGTTCGGCCGGCTTATACCTGCGCCGAAAGGTCGGGGAAAACAAGCATGAAATCACGGCGCGGGAAAAAACGCCGGGACAGTCCGGCGCGCAGACGCTCATCGCCGCGGCCATAAGCGAGGCGGTCGGGGCGGAGATTGTTTTTCACGGTGGTTTGTCGGCGGCGAGCCTGCCGGCCGGCGCGGTGCGGATGGCGGATGTCTGGAAAATAGTTCCCTATGAAAACACGATCAGCAAGGCCTGGCTGACGCCGGCGGAAATCAGCGAAATTCTTGAGGAAAACAGCGGTTATTACGGCAAGGACCAGTTCCGGGGGATTTACGGACTTGTTTATGAATTGAATCCGCGCGCTTTGGCCGGCGCGCGGGTGCGCAATCTGTGCCGAAGCGACGGGCGGGAGATAAAACACGGCGAGAGAATTTCATTTGCGGTGAACAGTTATGATCTGGCTTCGGCCGGGGGACGGTTTCCCCGGCTGCGGGAAATCATGGAGCGGTCCGGTTCCAGGCTGGAAGAGACGGATCAGGACACGCGCGCGGCGGTTGTTGAATATATTAAAAAACATGCGCCGCTGGAAATTGAGGCCGCGCCGGGAGCGGCGGTGAAAAGAGGGGGAATAGGCGCAAATGTCCCCCGTCGCTAG
- a CDS encoding addiction module protein encodes MVEDIWDSIARSNADIPVLEWQKKELSRRKRSFRKNPDSVMTWQQVKRSMLVRNA; translated from the coding sequence ATGGTTGAAGATATCTGGGACAGCATTGCCAGGAGCAACGCCGACATACCTGTTCTGGAATGGCAAAAAAAAGAGTTGTCCCGTCGGAAACGGAGTTTTCGGAAGAATCCGGATTCGGTCATGACTTGGCAACAGGTAAAAAGGTCTATGCTGGTGCGCAATGCCTGA
- a CDS encoding aspartate 1-decarboxylase — protein MYSIMLKSKIHLARVTAVKPDYEGSLTIDRDFMEAVKMLPYEKVLVSNMENTNRFETYLLPEQPGTGTVCLNGPAAQLGAIGDRLVIFAFCHIPTEEARNHRPLILVLDERNKPVR, from the coding sequence ATGTATTCAATAATGTTAAAATCAAAAATCCACCTGGCAAGGGTTACCGCCGTCAAACCCGACTATGAAGGCAGTCTAACGATTGACCGCGACTTTATGGAGGCGGTCAAAATGCTGCCCTATGAGAAAGTCCTTGTGAGCAATATGGAAAATACGAACCGTTTTGAAACTTACCTGCTGCCCGAGCAACCGGGAACGGGAACCGTCTGTCTCAACGGTCCGGCGGCGCAACTTGGCGCCATAGGGGACCGGCTGGTCATTTTTGCGTTCTGCCATATTCCCACGGAAGAAGCGCGGAATCATCGCCCGCTCATCCTGGTTCTGGACGAACGCAACAAACCGGTCCGATAG
- a CDS encoding type II toxin-antitoxin system RelE/ParE family toxin: protein MPDKLVLLPEARQDIAEAYSWYEGQAPGLGMDFIRCLEVAILSIERRPQVYPVVHENYRRALVRRFPYAIFFERDSEQIVIYSIFHCSQNPRKWRDRFAG from the coding sequence ATGCCTGACAAACTGGTTTTACTTCCCGAAGCCAGACAGGATATTGCCGAAGCGTATTCATGGTACGAGGGGCAAGCGCCGGGACTTGGCATGGATTTCATCAGGTGCTTGGAAGTCGCAATCCTATCCATCGAAAGACGCCCGCAGGTATATCCAGTCGTTCACGAGAACTATCGGCGCGCGCTTGTCCGACGTTTTCCTTACGCCATTTTCTTTGAGCGCGATTCCGAACAAATTGTAATCTATTCCATATTTCATTGCTCCCAAAATCCCCGAAAATGGCGCGACAGATTCGCAGGGTAA